A window of the Deinococcus gobiensis I-0 genome harbors these coding sequences:
- a CDS encoding V-type ATP synthase subunit F: MTAANTAGQRVAVLSDAETATGYRLAGAEVLEATPETAVAALERAIQNGNYGLIAVDTGLIPDPVTATARVMRGRDLPILLPIPSLRDAFSTDTVDAKAYMGKLVRDTIGFDIKL, from the coding sequence ATGACCGCCGCCAACACTGCGGGCCAGCGCGTGGCCGTGCTCAGCGACGCCGAAACGGCGACCGGCTACCGCCTCGCGGGCGCCGAGGTGCTCGAGGCGACGCCGGAAACGGCGGTCGCGGCCCTGGAACGCGCCATTCAGAACGGCAACTACGGCCTGATCGCCGTGGACACCGGCCTGATTCCCGACCCGGTCACGGCGACGGCCCGCGTCATGCGCGGGCGCGACCTGCCGATCCTGCTGCCGATTCCCAGCCTGCGTGACGCCTTCTCCACCGACACGGTGGACGCCAAGGCGTATATGGGCAAGCTGGTCCGCGACACCATCGGTTTCGACATCAAACTGTGA
- a CDS encoding V-type ATP synthase subunit A, with protein sequence MTQQQKGVVQSIAGPAVIADGMYGAKMYDIVRVGQERLVGEIIRLDGNTAFVQVYEDTSGLTVGEPVETTGLPLSVELGPGMLNGIYDGIQRPLDKIREASGDFIARGIEVSSLDREKKWSFTPSVSAGDSVTGSSILGTVPEFSFTHKILTPPDKAGKLSWVAPAGEYNIDETIARLEDGSELRLAHYWPVRAPRPVQKKLDPSLPFLTGMRILDVLFPLVMGGAAAIPGPFGSGKTVTQQSVAKYGNADIVVYVGCGERGNEMTDVLVEFPELEDPKTGGPLMHRTILIANTSNMPVAAREASVYTGVTLAEYFRDQGYSVSLMADSTSRWAEALREISSRLEEMPAEEGYPPYLGAKLAAFYERAGAVKTLAGEDGAVSVIGAVSPAGGDMSEPVTQATLRITGAFWRLDAGLARRRHFPAINWNGSYSLFTPILDKWYRENVGQDFPELRQRIGNVLQQEASLQEVVQLVGPDALQDNERLIIETGRMLRQDFLQQNGFDPVDASASMPKNYGLMKMFLKFYDEADAALKNGATIDEIIQNPVIEKLARARYTPEDQFMAYGEGVMDELDRTFKGVKA encoded by the coding sequence ATGACGCAACAGCAAAAGGGCGTCGTGCAGAGCATCGCCGGTCCCGCCGTCATCGCCGACGGCATGTACGGCGCGAAGATGTACGACATCGTGCGCGTGGGCCAGGAGCGCCTCGTGGGCGAGATCATCCGCCTGGACGGCAACACCGCCTTCGTGCAGGTGTACGAAGACACCTCCGGCCTGACGGTCGGCGAACCCGTCGAGACCACCGGCCTGCCCCTCTCGGTCGAACTCGGGCCGGGCATGCTCAACGGCATCTACGACGGCATCCAGCGTCCGCTGGACAAGATCCGCGAGGCTTCGGGCGACTTCATCGCGCGCGGCATCGAGGTCTCTTCCCTCGACCGTGAGAAGAAATGGTCGTTCACGCCCAGCGTGAGCGCCGGCGACAGCGTGACGGGCAGCAGCATTCTGGGCACCGTGCCGGAATTCAGCTTCACCCACAAGATCCTGACGCCCCCCGACAAGGCCGGCAAGCTGAGCTGGGTCGCGCCTGCGGGCGAGTACAACATCGACGAGACCATCGCCCGCCTCGAAGACGGCAGCGAGCTGCGCCTGGCCCACTACTGGCCCGTGCGTGCGCCCCGCCCCGTGCAGAAGAAGCTCGACCCCAGCCTGCCGTTCCTCACCGGGATGCGCATTCTGGACGTGCTGTTCCCCCTGGTCATGGGCGGCGCGGCGGCCATCCCCGGTCCCTTCGGCTCGGGCAAGACGGTCACGCAGCAGTCGGTCGCCAAGTACGGCAACGCCGACATCGTGGTGTACGTGGGCTGCGGCGAGCGCGGCAACGAGATGACCGACGTGCTGGTGGAATTCCCCGAACTGGAAGACCCCAAGACCGGCGGCCCCCTGATGCACCGCACCATCCTGATCGCCAACACCTCGAACATGCCGGTGGCCGCGCGTGAAGCCTCGGTGTACACGGGCGTGACCCTGGCCGAGTACTTCCGCGACCAGGGCTACAGCGTATCGCTGATGGCCGACAGCACCAGCCGCTGGGCCGAGGCGCTGCGCGAAATCTCCTCGCGCCTCGAAGAGATGCCCGCCGAAGAAGGCTACCCGCCCTACCTGGGCGCCAAGCTCGCGGCCTTCTACGAGCGTGCCGGGGCCGTCAAGACCCTGGCCGGCGAAGACGGCGCGGTCAGCGTGATCGGCGCGGTGTCGCCCGCCGGCGGCGACATGTCCGAGCCCGTCACCCAGGCCACGCTGCGCATCACGGGCGCCTTCTGGCGTCTGGACGCGGGCCTCGCCCGTCGCCGCCACTTCCCGGCGATCAACTGGAACGGCTCGTACAGCCTGTTCACGCCGATCCTCGACAAGTGGTACCGCGAGAACGTGGGCCAGGACTTCCCCGAACTGCGCCAGCGCATCGGCAATGTCCTCCAGCAGGAAGCCTCGCTCCAGGAAGTCGTGCAGCTCGTCGGCCCCGACGCCCTGCAGGACAACGAGCGCCTCATCATCGAGACGGGCCGCATGCTGCGCCAGGACTTCCTCCAGCAGAACGGCTTCGACCCGGTGGACGCCTCGGCCTCCATGCCCAAGAACTACGGCCTCATGAAGATGTTCCTGAAGTTCTATGACGAGGCCGACGCGGCCCTCAAGAACGGCGCGACCATCGACGAGATCATCCAGAACCCGGTCATCGAGAAGCTGGCCCGCGCGCGCTACACCCCCGAAGACCAGTTCATGGCCTACGGCGAGGGCGTGATGGACGAACTCGACCGCACCTTCAAGGGAGTGAAAGCGTGA
- a CDS encoding V-type ATP synthase subunit B — translation MTLLQKEYNDVAYISGPLLFVNAASDLAYGAIVNIKDGTGKIRGGQVISVTDENAVIQVFEETRGLDLATASVSLVEDVARLGVSKEMIGRRFDGLGRPIDGLPAVIAEQRLSINGQPMNPAARAKPEEFIQTGISTIDVNTSLIRGQKLPIFSGSGLPHNELAAQIARQAKVPGHEGDFAVVFAAMGLTQREVSFFTQEFERTGALARSVLFLNKADDPAVERLLTPRMALTTAEYLAFEHGYHVLVILTDLTNYCEALREIGGAREEIPGRRGFPGYMYTDLAGLYERAGVVQGKPGSVTQIPILSMPDDDITHPIPDLTGYITEGQIVVDRGLNSKGVFPPINPLPSLSRLQGNGIGKGKTRADHKNVSDQLFAAYANGLDLRKLVAITGEDALTDTDKLYLKFADDFENYFIGQGDQDRSIDDSLTVAWGILSKLPQSQLTRLSKDSIDKFYGQKVDEMWKGGRNSGI, via the coding sequence GTGACCCTGCTTCAGAAGGAATACAACGACGTCGCCTACATCTCCGGGCCGCTGCTGTTCGTGAACGCCGCCAGCGACCTGGCCTACGGCGCCATCGTGAACATCAAGGACGGCACCGGCAAGATCCGCGGCGGTCAGGTCATCAGCGTGACCGACGAGAACGCCGTGATCCAGGTGTTCGAAGAGACCCGTGGTCTGGACCTCGCCACCGCCTCGGTGAGCCTCGTCGAAGACGTGGCCCGCCTCGGCGTGAGCAAGGAAATGATCGGCCGCCGCTTCGACGGCCTGGGCCGCCCCATCGACGGGCTGCCGGCGGTCATCGCCGAGCAGCGCCTCTCGATCAACGGCCAGCCGATGAACCCCGCCGCGCGCGCCAAGCCCGAGGAGTTCATCCAGACCGGCATCTCGACCATCGACGTGAACACTAGCCTGATCCGTGGGCAGAAGCTCCCGATCTTCTCGGGCTCGGGTCTGCCTCACAACGAACTGGCCGCCCAGATCGCGCGTCAGGCCAAGGTGCCCGGCCACGAGGGCGACTTCGCGGTGGTCTTCGCGGCGATGGGCCTGACCCAGCGCGAAGTGTCGTTCTTCACGCAGGAGTTCGAGCGCACCGGCGCGCTGGCCCGCTCGGTCCTGTTCCTGAACAAGGCCGACGATCCCGCGGTCGAGCGTCTGCTCACCCCGCGCATGGCGCTCACCACCGCCGAGTATCTGGCGTTCGAGCACGGCTACCACGTGCTGGTGATCCTCACCGACCTGACGAACTACTGCGAGGCGCTGCGTGAAATCGGCGGCGCGCGCGAGGAGATCCCGGGCCGCCGCGGCTTCCCCGGTTACATGTACACCGACCTCGCGGGTCTGTACGAGCGCGCGGGCGTGGTGCAGGGCAAGCCCGGCTCGGTCACGCAGATTCCGATCCTCTCGATGCCCGACGACGACATCACCCACCCCATCCCCGACCTGACCGGCTACATCACCGAAGGCCAGATCGTGGTGGACCGTGGCCTGAACTCCAAGGGCGTGTTCCCGCCCATCAACCCGCTGCCCAGCCTCTCGCGCCTTCAGGGCAACGGCATCGGCAAGGGCAAGACCCGCGCCGACCACAAGAACGTGTCCGACCAGCTGTTCGCGGCCTACGCCAACGGCCTGGACCTGCGCAAGCTCGTGGCCATCACGGGTGAAGACGCGCTGACCGACACCGACAAGCTGTACCTGAAGTTCGCCGACGATTTCGAGAACTACTTCATTGGTCAGGGCGACCAGGACCGCAGCATCGACGACAGCCTCACGGTCGCCTGGGGCATCCTGAGCAAGCTGCCGCAGAGCCAGCTCACCCGTCTGTCCAAGGACTCCATCGACAAGTTCTACGGCCAGAAGGTTGACGAGATGTGGAAGGGCGGCCGCAACAGCGGTATCTGA
- a CDS encoding V-type ATP synthase subunit D, whose product MAEQISPTRSALLASKASLKTASGGADLLKRKRDALIGEFFALVKDALAAREELAGVSKGAYTSLFGAKAWDSPEAVESLSLAGTGDYAVQMQIENLYGVKVPKISIPERSQQSNFSPINVGARTIQAATDFGGVLEAIVKVAATETKLRRIGEEIKKTSRRVNALEQVVIPGIQDDIRFIRGVLDQREREASFTLKKIKAKLEADNEKQNAQAGSHGSAAD is encoded by the coding sequence ATGGCAGAACAGATCAGCCCCACCCGCAGCGCGCTGCTCGCCAGCAAGGCCAGCCTCAAGACCGCGTCCGGCGGCGCCGACCTGCTCAAGCGCAAGCGTGACGCCCTGATCGGCGAATTTTTCGCTCTGGTCAAGGACGCGCTCGCGGCCCGCGAGGAACTGGCCGGCGTCAGCAAGGGCGCCTACACCAGCCTCTTCGGCGCGAAGGCCTGGGACAGCCCCGAAGCGGTCGAGAGCCTCTCGCTCGCCGGGACCGGCGATTACGCCGTCCAGATGCAGATCGAGAACCTCTACGGCGTCAAGGTGCCCAAGATCAGCATTCCCGAGCGCAGTCAGCAGTCGAACTTCAGCCCCATCAACGTGGGCGCGCGGACCATCCAGGCGGCCACCGATTTCGGCGGCGTGCTGGAGGCCATCGTGAAGGTCGCGGCCACCGAGACCAAGCTGCGGCGTATCGGCGAGGAGATCAAGAAGACCTCCCGGCGCGTGAACGCTCTGGAACAGGTCGTGATCCCCGGCATCCAGGACGACATCCGCTTCATTCGCGGCGTTCTGGACCAGCGCGAGCGCGAGGCCAGCTTCACCCTCAAGAAGATCAAGGCCAAGCTCGAGGCCGACAACGAAAAGCAGAATGCCCAGGCGGGCAGTCACGGCAGCGCCGCCGACTGA
- a CDS encoding phosphohydrolase codes for MTDPAALLSAAEAFALPFYGAPERAYHNTAHVRQMLAALATRGVLTPALALAVWGHDLVYDPRAADNEARSAEVFGAWLAAQGADPALREQVTALILATRHTDPPHTCEEALLVDADLSILGASTSAFDAYDRAIRQEYAHVPWPLYREGRRRVLEGFLERGILYHTPEFALLDVPARLNLRRALQKLH; via the coding sequence ATGACCGACCCCGCCGCGCTGCTGTCCGCCGCCGAGGCGTTCGCTCTCCCCTTCTACGGAGCGCCGGAACGGGCCTACCACAACACGGCACATGTGCGGCAGATGCTGGCGGCGCTGGCGACGCGGGGCGTCCTGACCCCGGCGCTCGCTCTGGCCGTCTGGGGCCACGACCTCGTCTACGACCCGCGCGCCGCCGACAACGAGGCCCGCAGCGCCGAGGTGTTCGGAGCGTGGCTGGCCGCTCAGGGGGCCGACCCCGCACTGCGGGAACAGGTCACTGCCCTGATCCTGGCGACCCGGCACACCGACCCGCCGCATACCTGTGAGGAAGCCTTACTGGTTGACGCCGACCTGAGCATCCTGGGGGCGAGCACCTCGGCCTTTGACGCCTACGATCGGGCCATCCGTCAGGAGTACGCCCATGTCCCCTGGCCCCTCTACCGTGAAGGCCGCCGCCGGGTGCTGGAAGGCTTTCTGGAGCGGGGCATCTTGTATCACACGCCAGAATTCGCTCTGCTGGACGTTCCCGCAAGGCTCAACCTGCGCCGGGCTCTCCAGAAGTTGCACTGA
- a CDS encoding PrsW family intramembrane metalloprotease: MLSSLLLSVLITLGWLWFFVRRDRHPEPPRLLVRTFAWGAFAWLVSAAFEASLGGLLRSALPMAMVVVALLTAVIEESSKFLAASTVVDDAAFDEPMDGLVYAVTAALGFAFVENVTYALEFGLNAAAWHILLTTLAHALFSAPQGYALGGRHWRTGRWWAARGLLLSAALHFVFNGLLGGGAGWPVLLALAGVVALMMVLAGRYYLSYEAHAREKVSG; this comes from the coding sequence ATGCTGTCCTCGCTGCTGCTGTCGGTCCTGATCACCCTGGGCTGGCTGTGGTTCTTCGTCCGGCGCGACCGCCACCCCGAGCCGCCCCGGCTGCTGGTCCGGACCTTCGCCTGGGGCGCGTTCGCATGGCTGGTCTCGGCGGCCTTCGAGGCGAGCCTGGGCGGTCTGCTGCGCAGCGCCCTGCCGATGGCGATGGTCGTGGTCGCGCTGCTCACGGCCGTCATCGAGGAGAGCAGCAAGTTTCTGGCGGCCAGCACGGTCGTGGACGACGCCGCCTTCGACGAACCGATGGACGGTCTGGTGTACGCCGTGACGGCCGCGCTGGGCTTCGCTTTCGTCGAGAACGTCACCTACGCGCTGGAATTCGGGCTAAACGCCGCCGCGTGGCACATCCTGCTCACCACGCTGGCCCACGCCCTGTTCAGTGCTCCGCAGGGCTACGCGCTGGGCGGCCGGCACTGGCGCACCGGCCGCTGGTGGGCTGCGCGCGGGCTGCTGCTGAGCGCCGCGCTCCATTTCGTGTTCAACGGCCTGCTGGGCGGCGGAGCGGGCTGGCCGGTACTGCTGGCCCTGGCGGGGGTGGTCGCCCTGATGATGGTCCTGGCGGGCCGCTACTACCTGAGCTACGAGGCCCACGCCCGCGAGAAGGTGAGCGGATGA
- the ruvC gene encoding crossover junction endodeoxyribonuclease RuvC: MIVLGIDPGLANLGLGLIEGDIRKARHLHHVCLTTQSAWIMPRRLAYLHEEVTRLLGEYQPDAVAIEDQILRRQADVAFKVGQAFGVVQLACAQAGVPVHSYGPMQVKQAVVGTGRADKEQVIYMVKATLGVRELFNNHAADALALALTHLAHAPMQGRTLAGAAAGRPRA; this comes from the coding sequence ATGATCGTACTCGGCATTGACCCCGGACTGGCGAATCTCGGCCTGGGCCTGATCGAGGGAGACATCCGCAAGGCCCGGCACCTGCACCACGTCTGCCTGACCACCCAGAGCGCCTGGATCATGCCCCGGCGGCTGGCCTACCTGCACGAGGAGGTGACGCGCCTGCTGGGCGAATACCAGCCCGACGCGGTCGCCATCGAGGACCAGATCCTGCGCCGGCAGGCCGACGTGGCCTTCAAGGTGGGGCAGGCCTTCGGGGTGGTGCAGCTCGCCTGCGCGCAGGCGGGCGTACCGGTCCACAGCTACGGCCCCATGCAGGTCAAGCAGGCGGTGGTGGGCACGGGCCGCGCCGACAAGGAACAGGTGATCTACATGGTCAAGGCGACCCTGGGCGTGCGCGAGCTGTTCAACAACCACGCGGCCGACGCCCTGGCGCTCGCGCTGACCCACCTCGCCCACGCGCCCATGCAGGGCCGGACGCTGGCGGGGGCCGCCGCCGGACGCCCGCGCGCCTGA
- a CDS encoding ABC transporter permease, with translation MTTTAAAPAAPKSYSTLQIALRKLRRHKAAMVSLAFIVLMLLVALLAPLIAPHDPNAQDLAGVYGRPSASYPLGQDDLGRDLLSRLIYGSRVSLMVGFAVAVASTLVGTLMGLLAGFFGGRTDSLISRFIEFMLCLPDIPLLLVISGIIASSDKAFIVNLRQNLGPSSSVVIIITIFVVFGWMGTARLVRGEVLRLRNLEYVDAARALGASNNRVMWRHLAPNLLGIVVVSATFAVGGAILGEAALSFLGFGIQPPVSSWGNMLSNAQEVVLQYPWLPFYPGLAILFTVLAFNFLGDGLRDAFDPRARH, from the coding sequence ATGACGACCACCGCCGCGGCCCCCGCCGCTCCCAAGAGCTACTCGACCCTCCAGATCGCCCTGCGCAAACTGCGCCGCCACAAGGCCGCCATGGTCAGCCTCGCCTTCATCGTGCTGATGCTGCTGGTCGCCCTTCTGGCTCCCTTGATCGCGCCGCACGACCCCAACGCGCAGGACCTCGCGGGCGTCTACGGGCGGCCCAGCGCCAGCTACCCGCTGGGGCAGGACGACCTGGGCCGCGACCTGCTCTCGCGCCTGATCTACGGCAGCCGCGTGAGCCTGATGGTGGGCTTCGCGGTGGCCGTCGCCAGCACGCTGGTCGGCACCCTGATGGGCCTGCTGGCAGGCTTTTTCGGTGGGCGCACCGACAGCCTCATCAGCCGCTTCATCGAGTTCATGCTCTGCCTGCCGGACATCCCGCTGCTGCTGGTCATCTCGGGCATCATCGCCAGCAGCGACAAGGCCTTCATCGTCAACCTGCGCCAGAACCTCGGGCCGTCGTCGAGCGTGGTCATCATCATCACCATCTTCGTGGTCTTCGGGTGGATGGGCACCGCGCGGCTGGTGCGCGGCGAGGTCCTGCGCCTGCGCAACCTGGAGTATGTGGACGCCGCCCGCGCGCTCGGGGCCAGCAACAACCGCGTGATGTGGCGTCACCTCGCCCCCAACCTGCTGGGGATCGTGGTGGTCAGCGCGACCTTCGCGGTGGGCGGGGCCATCCTGGGCGAGGCCGCGCTGAGTTTCCTGGGCTTCGGCATCCAGCCGCCGGTCTCCAGCTGGGGCAACATGCTCAGCAACGCGCAGGAAGTCGTGTTGCAGTACCCGTGGCTGCCCTTCTACCCGGGGCTGGCGATCCTGTTCACGGTGCTGGCCTTCAACTTCCTGGGCGACGGCCTGCGCGACGCCTTCGACCCCCGCGCCCGGCACTGA
- a CDS encoding ABC transporter permease has protein sequence MATYALRRILQLIPLLLLITVVIYGLTALQPGDPVDQLVFGNPRITPEDIARLREAYGVNTPWIERYWTWLLHALRGDFGYSRDFSIPATQFIFQQRLPNTLLLTVPALIISTLIAIPLGIYSAVRQYSLPDYVLTFLSFIASSAPVFWIGVMALYLFAVWLPQATNGVVSLPPGGLGSGIGPEDGLWPYWLDRLKYLVMPVAILSLREIAGTLRYMRASFLEVINQDYVRTAKAKGLPNRSVIYKHALRNSLIPIVTILGLSIPGLFGGAVLTETVFSWPGIGRALIDSLVSKDFNVVMLCLLMLAFLTVIFQLITDLMYGVVDPRIRYS, from the coding sequence TTGGCCACCTACGCCCTGCGGCGCATCCTGCAACTGATTCCGTTGCTGCTGCTGATCACGGTCGTGATCTACGGCCTGACCGCCCTTCAACCGGGTGATCCGGTCGACCAGCTCGTGTTCGGCAACCCCCGCATCACACCCGAGGACATCGCCCGACTGCGCGAGGCCTACGGCGTGAACACCCCCTGGATCGAGCGCTACTGGACCTGGCTGCTGCACGCCCTGCGCGGCGACTTCGGGTACTCGCGCGACTTCAGCATTCCGGCCACGCAATTCATCTTTCAGCAGCGCCTGCCCAACACCCTGCTGCTCACCGTCCCGGCCCTGATCATCAGCACCCTGATCGCCATCCCGCTGGGCATCTACTCGGCGGTGCGGCAGTACAGCCTGCCCGACTACGTGCTGACCTTCCTGAGCTTCATCGCGTCGAGCGCGCCCGTGTTCTGGATCGGCGTGATGGCGCTCTACCTGTTCGCCGTGTGGCTGCCGCAGGCCACGAACGGGGTCGTGTCGTTGCCGCCCGGCGGCCTGGGCAGCGGCATCGGCCCGGAGGACGGGCTGTGGCCCTACTGGCTCGACCGCCTGAAGTACCTCGTCATGCCGGTCGCCATCCTGTCGCTGCGCGAGATCGCGGGCACGCTGCGCTACATGCGCGCCAGCTTCCTGGAGGTCATCAATCAGGACTACGTGCGCACGGCCAAGGCCAAGGGCCTGCCCAACCGCAGCGTGATCTACAAGCATGCGCTGCGCAACTCGCTCATTCCCATCGTGACCATCCTGGGCCTCTCGATTCCGGGGCTCTTCGGGGGCGCCGTGCTCACCGAGACCGTCTTCTCCTGGCCGGGGATCGGGCGCGCGCTGATCGACTCGCTCGTGTCCAAGGACTTCAACGTGGTCATGCTGTGCCTGCTCATGCTGGCCTTCCTGACCGTCATCTTCCAGCTCATCACCGACCTGATGTACGGGGTGGTCGACCCCCGCATCCGGTACTCGTAG
- a CDS encoding peptide ABC transporter substrate-binding protein — translation MKKALALTAFLIGTALAGPGNNSLVIGTSQEPPNIYDPWNTNNLAITSEINNFMGAGLTYLDNGGNVLADMATQVPTLANGGYKEVKDGSGKVVRNSLTYTIRPDAKWSDGTAITVDDFEFWLKVRNDERVPVPDRYPYDGAKITRGANNRTFTITFEPPYLFAQQAGAPGLAPAKSMQAAWSAFDTATKGMKPSEALNDQWTKFISQFTTSNNLPKVVAGPFKPTTWRPGNSLTMTRNTNYWRKPSGGESKYVQTVTYRFIPNTNTLKVNVLSGQVDALATVGLTFDQALDMQGRQGNKYTTFFVPGAVWEHIDVNTRGQRSKDLDLDDARVRQALLLSINRPALVQALFQGRQPVSNTFVNPLSAVYNAGVTTYGFDANRAKSLFAAAGWRPGSDGILEKGGKKMILNFGTTAGNAVRERVQQILQAQWKAVGVQVNIQNYPASVFFGPDFLSKGESGKWDLAMYAWTSNPIFENGDLFKGSAVPTADNGYSGQNNSGWSNAQYNTLQKASESNFNAASRKQQFAQMQNIWAANLPSLPLYFRSNPYTRVNGLVNYDFSAYTLYPSWDAYRIGWSTKGAVEAHKQGQ, via the coding sequence ATGAAGAAAGCCCTGGCATTGACCGCATTTCTGATCGGTACCGCACTCGCCGGCCCCGGCAACAACAGTCTCGTGATCGGCACTTCGCAGGAGCCGCCGAACATCTACGATCCCTGGAACACCAACAACCTCGCCATCACCAGTGAAATCAACAACTTCATGGGCGCGGGCCTGACCTATCTGGACAACGGCGGCAACGTACTCGCCGACATGGCGACCCAGGTGCCCACCCTCGCCAACGGCGGCTACAAGGAAGTCAAGGACGGCAGCGGCAAGGTCGTGCGCAACAGCCTGACCTACACCATCCGTCCCGACGCCAAGTGGAGCGACGGCACCGCCATCACGGTGGACGACTTCGAGTTCTGGCTCAAGGTGCGCAACGACGAGCGCGTGCCGGTGCCCGACCGCTACCCCTACGACGGGGCCAAGATCACGCGCGGGGCCAACAACCGCACCTTCACCATCACCTTCGAGCCGCCTTACCTGTTCGCGCAACAGGCCGGCGCGCCGGGTCTGGCTCCCGCCAAGAGCATGCAGGCCGCCTGGAGCGCTTTCGATACGGCCACCAAGGGCATGAAGCCCAGCGAGGCCCTGAACGACCAGTGGACCAAGTTCATCAGCCAGTTCACGACCTCGAACAACCTGCCCAAGGTGGTCGCCGGTCCCTTCAAGCCGACCACCTGGCGGCCCGGCAACAGCCTGACTATGACCCGCAACACGAACTACTGGCGCAAGCCCTCGGGCGGCGAAAGCAAGTACGTGCAGACCGTCACCTACCGCTTTATCCCGAACACCAACACCCTCAAGGTGAACGTGCTCTCGGGCCAGGTGGACGCGCTGGCGACCGTGGGCCTGACCTTCGACCAGGCGCTCGACATGCAGGGCCGTCAGGGCAACAAGTACACCACCTTCTTCGTGCCCGGCGCGGTGTGGGAGCACATCGACGTGAACACGCGCGGCCAGCGCTCCAAGGACCTGGACCTCGACGACGCCCGCGTGCGTCAGGCCCTGCTGCTCTCGATCAACCGCCCCGCCCTGGTGCAGGCGCTGTTCCAGGGCCGCCAGCCGGTGTCGAACACCTTCGTCAACCCGCTCTCGGCGGTCTACAACGCGGGCGTCACGACCTACGGCTTCGACGCCAACCGCGCCAAGTCGCTGTTCGCGGCGGCGGGCTGGCGCCCGGGCAGTGACGGCATCCTGGAGAAGGGCGGGAAGAAGATGATCCTGAACTTCGGCACGACCGCCGGCAACGCCGTGCGCGAGCGCGTGCAGCAGATCCTTCAGGCGCAGTGGAAGGCCGTGGGCGTGCAGGTCAACATCCAGAACTACCCTGCCAGCGTCTTTTTCGGCCCCGACTTCCTGAGCAAGGGCGAAAGCGGCAAGTGGGACCTCGCGATGTACGCGTGGACCTCCAACCCCATCTTCGAAAACGGCGACCTGTTCAAGGGTTCGGCCGTCCCGACCGCCGACAACGGCTACTCGGGCCAGAACAACTCCGGCTGGAGCAACGCCCAGTACAACACGCTGCAAAAAGCCTCGGAGTCGAACTTCAACGCGGCCTCGCGCAAGCAGCAGTTCGCGCAGATGCAGAACATCTGGGCCGCCAACCTGCCCTCGCTGCCGCTGTACTTCCGCAGCAACCCCTACACCCGCGTCAACGGACTGGTCAACTACGACTTCAGCGCCTACACGCTCTACCCGAGCTGGGACGCCTACCGCATCGGCTGGAGCACCAAGGGCGCCGTCGAGGCCCACAAGCAAGGGCAGTAA
- a CDS encoding HesB/IscA family protein: MTATIPAQTGGDLPAHNITISEFGAMKALAILSQSGKENAGVRVFIKSGGCSGYQYGMAIDDRELDGDTIVHDRGVKLLVDRMSLPLLRGSEVDFVENMMGGGFTVHNPNATSSCGCGHSFRTDGAQSPDGEGSGGCGSH; the protein is encoded by the coding sequence ATGACCGCGACCATCCCGGCCCAGACCGGCGGCGACCTGCCGGCGCACAACATCACCATCAGCGAATTCGGGGCCATGAAAGCCCTGGCGATCCTGTCTCAGAGCGGTAAGGAAAATGCCGGCGTCCGCGTGTTCATCAAGAGCGGCGGCTGCAGCGGCTACCAGTACGGCATGGCCATCGACGACCGCGAACTCGACGGCGACACCATCGTGCACGACCGGGGCGTCAAGCTGCTGGTCGACCGCATGAGCCTCCCCCTGCTGCGCGGCAGCGAAGTGGATTTCGTCGAGAACATGATGGGCGGCGGCTTCACCGTCCATAACCCCAACGCGACCTCCTCGTGCGGCTGCGGCCACTCCTTCCGGACCGACGGCGCCCAGTCGCCCGACGGCGAGGGCAGCGGCGGCTGCGGAAGCCACTGA